A section of the bacterium genome encodes:
- a CDS encoding polysaccharide biosynthesis/export family protein, with product MNLIRQPFGLLLLLSLAGFASALRAQDYVLDKGDLIHVAFWQEPSLNTQGRIDAEGKIDLPLVGRLVAGGKTVEQLSSSIVEKISVYNKKITQATVTVVEYGSRSIYLSGAVARPGKYAFQELPNVWKAILEAGGPAPNAQLAQVQIFRGGETSNKIETVDVTSAFESGNVKDLPRLNPGDYLNVPSITPAAGPGGGEASMSPTAIAGNPRNAIYVFGMVARPGVYPFEKDLDVLQAIVRAGGPAMVQTSSNNRAPIEPDLRRVRLISLGAEAPVVYVINIKEYTKQAAPLPLRLRPGDTIYIPGRANYGSFIFANTLVQVLTGTVSILTSYFVLNTLLGQN from the coding sequence ATGAACCTCATTCGGCAGCCATTCGGGCTGCTTTTGCTGCTGAGCCTGGCCGGCTTTGCCAGCGCCTTGCGGGCGCAGGACTATGTTCTGGACAAAGGCGATCTCATTCATGTTGCCTTCTGGCAGGAGCCTTCGCTCAACACGCAAGGCCGGATTGACGCCGAGGGCAAGATCGATCTGCCGCTCGTCGGCCGTCTTGTGGCCGGCGGCAAAACGGTCGAGCAACTGAGCAGCAGCATCGTCGAGAAGATCTCGGTTTACAACAAGAAGATCACGCAGGCCACGGTGACGGTGGTGGAATACGGCAGCCGCTCGATTTACCTCAGCGGCGCGGTGGCACGGCCGGGCAAGTATGCGTTTCAAGAGCTGCCCAATGTTTGGAAGGCCATTCTCGAAGCGGGCGGTCCGGCACCCAACGCCCAATTGGCACAGGTGCAAATCTTCCGTGGCGGCGAGACTTCCAATAAGATCGAAACCGTCGATGTCACCTCGGCTTTTGAATCCGGCAATGTGAAGGACTTGCCGCGGCTGAATCCCGGCGACTATCTCAACGTTCCCAGCATCACGCCGGCGGCAGGCCCCGGCGGAGGGGAAGCCAGCATGTCGCCCACGGCCATTGCCGGCAATCCGCGCAACGCCATTTATGTTTTCGGAATGGTGGCGCGGCCGGGCGTCTATCCTTTCGAGAAGGATTTGGATGTTTTGCAGGCGATTGTGCGCGCCGGCGGGCCGGCGATGGTGCAAACCAGCAGCAACAACCGCGCGCCGATCGAGCCGGATTTGCGGCGGGTGCGGCTGATCAGCCTGGGCGCCGAGGCGCCGGTTGTCTATGTGATCAACATCAAGGAATACACCAAACAGGCGGCGCCGCTGCCGCTGCGTTTGCGGCCGGGCGATACCATCTACATTCCCGGACGCGCCAACTACGGCAGCTTCATCTTTGCCAATACGCTGGTGCAAGTGCTCACCGGCACGGTTTCGATTCTGACTTCTTACTTTGTGTTGAATACCTTGCTCGGACAAAACTAA
- a CDS encoding DUF5683 domain-containing protein, which produces MAALLLLCWSGIAVERGWAQAEGEVPPAGEMLAKSQILTRPTGAIVFLEGEYGLAGRAPYTVTHFLRGNYRIKTKLRGYEDWSTDYYFNGKGNDKISIKLSPKTRVKALARSALVPGMGQAYSDQRVKGMIISALQFSSLAIFVRQELRYRDSIDDFNAALAAFQNDANQRSRLDAAQATLDRRYELRQRWAIITASVYLYNLIDVIAFFPSYHRHGLEVSMTASPPTDFTGNTAQVGVRAQF; this is translated from the coding sequence ATGGCGGCTCTGCTGCTGCTGTGCTGGAGCGGCATTGCGGTGGAACGAGGCTGGGCGCAGGCGGAAGGCGAAGTGCCGCCGGCGGGCGAAATGCTGGCGAAATCGCAGATTTTGACCCGGCCGACGGGCGCCATCGTTTTTCTGGAAGGCGAGTATGGGCTGGCCGGCCGCGCGCCTTACACGGTCACCCATTTTCTGCGCGGCAATTATCGCATCAAGACCAAGCTGCGCGGCTACGAAGACTGGTCCACCGATTACTATTTCAACGGCAAGGGCAACGACAAAATCTCCATCAAGCTTTCCCCCAAGACCCGGGTGAAGGCTTTGGCGCGCTCGGCCCTGGTGCCCGGCATGGGGCAGGCTTACAGTGATCAGCGTGTGAAAGGCATGATCATCAGCGCCCTGCAGTTCAGCTCGCTCGCCATCTTTGTGCGGCAGGAGCTGCGGTATCGCGACAGCATCGACGATTTCAATGCCGCGCTGGCGGCCTTTCAAAACGATGCCAATCAGCGCAGCCGCCTGGACGCGGCCCAGGCCACCCTCGATCGGCGCTATGAGTTGCGGCAACGCTGGGCCATTATCACCGCCAGCGTCTACCTCTACAACTTGATCGACGTCATCGCGTTTTTTCCCTCCTACCATCGCCATGGTTTGGAAGTCAGCATGACCGCTAGCCCGCCGACGGATTTCACCGGCAACACCGCCCAGGTGGGCGTTCGCGCCCAGTTTTGA
- a CDS encoding sugar transferase, protein MQEATLVGHQVSEPPAKTVPTNGIPTSSRREQAYHRYDETLRPGVAAPKTSLALDSRPGVPANPPSVIQRFFGNVVISPFFLFGSLLIILLVPEKLVKKITAPFSGINWWEQFGKRCFDFCAAVLGFIMSSILFLIVPLLIRLDSRGTVFYGQQRVGINLRRRERRQVAIAVAHDRRRGDRRRSDVFGRPFTVYKFRTMRQDAEKFSGAVWAQKNDPRITRVGRILRFTHVDEIPQFLNVLLGDMSMVGPRPERPQIIPKLVSQVPNYASRLEVKPGMTGNAQIYCGYDETIEDVREKVRYDLMYVKDHNLKLDILLLWKTLWMIIRGKEEAD, encoded by the coding sequence ATGCAAGAGGCGACATTGGTTGGCCACCAGGTAAGCGAACCGCCAGCCAAAACGGTGCCGACCAACGGCATTCCCACCTCTTCTCGGCGTGAACAAGCCTATCATCGCTACGATGAGACCTTGCGGCCGGGCGTTGCTGCGCCCAAAACCTCGCTGGCTTTGGACAGCCGTCCCGGTGTGCCGGCGAACCCTCCCTCTGTCATCCAGCGATTTTTCGGCAACGTCGTCATTTCGCCCTTCTTTCTGTTTGGGTCGCTGCTCATCATCCTGCTGGTGCCGGAGAAGCTGGTCAAGAAAATCACGGCGCCGTTTTCCGGCATCAACTGGTGGGAGCAGTTCGGCAAGCGCTGCTTCGATTTTTGCGCGGCCGTGCTCGGGTTTATCATGTCGTCGATTCTCTTTCTGATCGTGCCGCTGCTCATCCGTCTCGATTCCCGAGGCACGGTGTTTTACGGGCAGCAGCGCGTGGGCATCAACCTGCGCCGCCGTGAACGCCGCCAGGTTGCGATTGCGGTGGCGCATGACCGGCGCCGCGGTGACCGCCGGCGCAGCGATGTTTTTGGCCGGCCCTTCACGGTTTACAAGTTTCGCACCATGCGGCAGGATGCCGAGAAATTCAGCGGCGCGGTGTGGGCACAGAAAAACGATCCCCGCATCACCCGCGTCGGTCGCATCCTGCGCTTCACTCACGTCGATGAGATTCCGCAATTTCTCAATGTGCTGCTGGGCGACATGAGCATGGTGGGGCCGCGGCCGGAACGCCCGCAGATCATTCCCAAGCTGGTGAGCCAGGTGCCAAACTATGCCAGCCGTCTGGAGGTCAAGCCGGGCATGACCGGCAATGCGCAAATCTATTGCGGCTATGATGAAACCATCGAGGACGTGCGCGAAAAAGTCCGCTATGATTTGATGTATGTCAAAGATCATAATCTCAAGCTGGACATCCTGCTGCTTTGGAAGACGCTGTGGATGATCATTCGCGGCAAGGAAGAAGCAGATTGA
- a CDS encoding CoA-transferase subunit beta produces the protein MTEYTASEMMVARASRELQNEDVVFVGIGLPNMACNLARLTHAPHLTLIYESGAVGAVPERLPVSIGDPALVAGCLSVCSLPEVFLYYLQGGRITVGFLGGAQIDRFGNINSTVIGEYAVPKVRLPGSGGASEIATLAQKILIITPLKKRNFPSRVDFLTSPGFLNGGGERAALGLTTEGPKVVVTDLGVFRFDADTHEMMLTDLHPGVALAQVKENVGWPLKIAADLHTTAPPTPEELRLIREELDPNRIYI, from the coding sequence ATGACGGAATACACTGCCAGTGAAATGATGGTGGCGCGCGCCAGTCGCGAGCTGCAAAATGAAGACGTGGTGTTCGTCGGCATCGGGCTGCCCAACATGGCCTGCAATCTCGCACGCCTCACTCACGCTCCGCATCTTACCTTGATTTATGAATCCGGCGCGGTGGGCGCGGTGCCGGAGCGCCTGCCGGTTTCCATCGGCGATCCTGCGTTGGTGGCGGGATGTTTGTCGGTGTGTTCTCTGCCGGAGGTGTTCTTGTACTATCTGCAGGGCGGCCGTATCACCGTTGGTTTTCTCGGGGGGGCGCAGATCGACCGCTTCGGCAACATCAATTCCACCGTGATTGGCGAATACGCGGTGCCCAAGGTCCGGCTGCCCGGCAGCGGCGGCGCGAGTGAGATTGCCACGCTGGCGCAAAAGATTCTGATCATCACCCCTCTAAAGAAACGCAATTTCCCCAGCCGGGTCGATTTTCTCACCAGCCCGGGCTTTCTCAACGGCGGCGGCGAACGCGCCGCGCTCGGCCTCACCACCGAGGGGCCCAAGGTCGTGGTCACCGATTTGGGCGTCTTCCGGTTCGATGCGGACACGCATGAGATGATGCTCACCGATCTGCATCCGGGCGTGGCGCTCGCGCAGGTCAAAGAGAATGTCGGCTGGCCGCTCAAGATTGCTGCTGATCTCCACACCACTGCCCCTCCCACTCCGGAGGAGTTGCGCCTGATCCGCGAAGAGCTGGATCCCAATCGCATCTATATTTGA
- a CDS encoding APC family permease: MAAAAIKKATFLQLAFMIYGAVCAGAFGVENMVSAAGPGMALITLTLMPFLFSLPVSFAVSELTTMLPLEGGQYRWSRLAFGDFWGFQAGWWAWMTGVVTNGLFAVLFADYLRNWFPAMTGLQHWLVCLALIWCMHLLNLRGIQVVGNTAILLSALLLVPFVVLLVQGLAQWQHNPFAPLVAPGKSLAGGFGSSVVLAIWLYSGYDKLSAAAEEVEHPQRTFPPALLLAATMAMLSYVLPTMAALAALGNWQEWADAYFSKAAASIGGNWLGHSMTASALCSNALLLNVTMLATSRYPLTLAQDGFLPGFLTKVHSRFGTPTQALLWGSLTYSLLALFDFTQLLIIYSWFQMASYILLYANVWKMRHTHAGAKRPFKIPFGKPGLLLMMLPTCVMALLAINSTVYEEGLFQPRQLLIGALALLSGPVVYGVVKWLRK, translated from the coding sequence ATGGCCGCCGCCGCCATCAAGAAAGCCACTTTTCTGCAACTCGCCTTCATGATCTATGGCGCGGTATGCGCCGGCGCCTTTGGCGTCGAAAACATGGTCTCGGCCGCGGGTCCGGGCATGGCGCTCATCACGCTCACGCTCATGCCTTTTCTGTTCAGCCTGCCGGTCTCATTTGCCGTGAGTGAATTGACCACCATGCTGCCGCTCGAAGGTGGGCAGTATCGCTGGTCGCGCCTGGCCTTCGGTGATTTCTGGGGATTTCAAGCCGGCTGGTGGGCGTGGATGACGGGCGTCGTCACCAACGGCCTCTTCGCCGTGCTCTTTGCGGACTATCTGCGGAATTGGTTTCCCGCGATGACCGGCCTGCAGCATTGGCTGGTTTGTCTGGCCCTGATTTGGTGCATGCACCTGCTCAATCTGCGCGGCATTCAAGTGGTGGGCAACACCGCGATTTTGCTGAGCGCGCTGCTGTTGGTACCGTTCGTCGTGTTGCTGGTGCAGGGACTGGCGCAGTGGCAGCACAATCCTTTTGCTCCACTGGTCGCGCCCGGCAAAAGTCTGGCTGGCGGATTCGGCAGCTCAGTCGTGCTGGCGATCTGGCTATACTCGGGCTATGACAAGCTCTCGGCCGCGGCCGAGGAAGTTGAACACCCGCAACGAACTTTTCCTCCGGCCCTGCTGCTCGCGGCAACCATGGCGATGTTGAGCTACGTGTTGCCGACCATGGCGGCGCTGGCAGCGCTGGGCAATTGGCAGGAATGGGCGGACGCCTATTTCTCCAAAGCAGCCGCCAGCATCGGCGGCAACTGGCTGGGCCACAGCATGACCGCCAGCGCGCTGTGCAGCAACGCGCTGTTGTTGAATGTGACCATGCTGGCGACCTCGCGCTATCCGCTGACGCTCGCGCAAGACGGCTTTCTCCCCGGCTTCTTGACCAAAGTGCATAGCCGTTTCGGCACGCCGACGCAGGCTTTGTTGTGGGGCAGCCTCACGTACAGCCTGCTCGCGCTGTTCGATTTCACGCAATTGCTCATCATCTATTCGTGGTTTCAAATGGCGAGCTACATTTTGCTGTATGCCAACGTTTGGAAGATGCGGCACACGCATGCCGGGGCGAAGCGGCCCTTCAAGATTCCATTTGGCAAACCGGGCCTGCTGCTGATGATGCTGCCGACCTGTGTGATGGCGCTGCTGGCGATCAACAGCACGGTTTACGAGGAAGGACTATTCCAGCCGCGCCAGTTGCTGATCGGCGCGCTGGCGTTGCTTTCGGGACCGGTGGTTTATGGTGTCGTGAAATGGTTGAGGAAATGA
- a CDS encoding S8 family serine peptidase, which yields MMMPISIIRGFCCCCLLWTATLHAQVQNQLGLPQTAFPLSDQRQPQIQFIQQPQGHRVNLFIARDGQSQIRTVDLTEVLNVIVEFKECPLFMQKNSRLPSAVTPVSFFRARFEQFSTDIQKTSQPQHQLGFAKPEIDRKFYKLFFGASLKVPRMMLQQIQNLDYVKQIHPDKKVETFLDESVPLIRADSVWSRYGTQGEAVIVGIIDTGIDYRHPALGGGLGPEFKVIGGDDVINRDANPLDDHGHGTYVAGIVAADGDSIKGVAPKARLMAFKVLDQNGIGLMSDVIAGIERALDPNDDDDFSDRVGIVNMSLGSGPFQPASPDDAVSLAVDNAVRLGVTVCIAAGNEGGFRSIRSPGTARLAITVGACDKSDRMASFSSKGPNAKTHSIKPEIVAPGVNIHSLSLNGGLVEASGTSAAAPHVAGVAALLKAIHPEWTPTQIKSALMTSAVDLGEEVMVQGAGRLDAFKAAETGVFATPAHLSFGLDNASLQEWVKSDTLIVINHSGILQNIDITFEGIETGIALESIPSDFALAPGDSQSLVITLKVMNQLVATPEEGSLAYSGYAHLNGTRDRLSLPWAFVKAAKVILSFDEPLPRFFFTSNKNVITNFDNVDMIDFYTYELVVAKGDYDLISLFSGADEKMVMKEKLAIDGFMNLSIRAEEATHRISLDGKDEQGRRLSSLSNVTNNYLFLFPDSSRNLYWGLLGYPDQLLVSNVSERYVIVSAQHQESIADEPSIRVVQHQPIRGLYQDRSLANSPVDFVMQHLKMKYPPNGSYRDIRFPSGFSAHIRGHAWFYYQDAGAIKPTRLQAPEWNGKLYQTPDAIENFRFTTSGIARDLPLSPETIREDWIAAGSYGVAADSMGRFFPRLRPADYLSPDGGEMSFGGAPVFGLVYHFNNQIGNANITADVEAFGSLNELRPADIARSRYDIYDDQHRLIASGELDDSSLLKVPPIDVTPGHYRLEISHTNYFVEGVRGRATFKTDFDLRREDPDPAFFTSLRLLDSQNLAVGRVENGDAAKLVFSAADVFVTKLGNSFHASYRPIIVDSTRLLLKEHGSDSWLQIESVPVLEDTTLSYVLIRRATGWLYTAELSAFTHFDSAALDLKISIQDQSGNVTELILEPAFAVGKFGTVVSVEEQPSDENSLPLAYRLYPSHPNPFNPSTVITFDLPRTGRVMLKIYDVLGRVVETLLDELVPAGRHKITWNAAGPNHRLLASGVYICRMEAENYTATRKLLLLR from the coding sequence ATGATGATGCCAATTTCCATAATCAGAGGCTTTTGCTGCTGTTGTTTGTTGTGGACTGCCACTCTCCATGCACAGGTTCAAAACCAGTTAGGTTTGCCACAAACTGCTTTTCCTCTTTCCGACCAACGGCAACCACAGATTCAATTTATTCAACAACCGCAGGGGCATCGCGTTAATCTTTTCATCGCCCGCGACGGCCAATCTCAAATCCGTACTGTGGATTTGACAGAAGTCTTAAACGTCATTGTGGAGTTCAAAGAGTGCCCGCTTTTCATGCAGAAAAACTCACGCCTTCCAAGCGCCGTGACCCCGGTTTCGTTTTTTCGTGCGCGGTTTGAGCAATTTTCAACAGACATTCAGAAAACAAGTCAGCCCCAGCATCAACTCGGGTTTGCTAAACCGGAGATCGATCGCAAGTTTTACAAGCTTTTTTTTGGCGCCAGCTTGAAAGTTCCCCGCATGATGCTGCAGCAAATCCAGAATCTGGATTATGTCAAACAGATTCATCCTGATAAAAAGGTCGAAACCTTTCTTGATGAAAGTGTGCCGCTCATCCGCGCCGATTCGGTGTGGTCACGATACGGCACGCAAGGCGAGGCTGTGATCGTCGGTATTATCGATACAGGCATCGATTATCGGCATCCGGCCTTGGGAGGAGGCTTGGGACCGGAATTCAAAGTCATTGGAGGCGACGATGTCATCAACCGCGATGCAAATCCCCTGGATGATCACGGTCATGGCACATATGTCGCCGGCATTGTTGCGGCTGACGGTGATAGTATAAAAGGTGTCGCACCCAAAGCTCGACTCATGGCCTTTAAAGTACTCGACCAAAACGGAATCGGCTTGATGTCCGACGTAATTGCCGGCATCGAAAGAGCGCTGGACCCGAATGATGACGACGATTTCAGTGACAGAGTCGGTATCGTCAACATGAGTCTAGGTTCGGGCCCCTTCCAGCCTGCCAGTCCGGACGATGCCGTTTCTTTGGCTGTCGATAACGCCGTACGACTTGGGGTCACGGTTTGCATTGCTGCCGGTAATGAGGGCGGCTTCCGCAGTATCAGGAGCCCAGGAACAGCGCGTCTTGCCATCACCGTCGGTGCCTGTGATAAGAGTGATCGGATGGCCAGTTTCAGCTCAAAAGGCCCTAATGCAAAAACTCACTCAATCAAGCCTGAAATCGTCGCCCCTGGCGTCAACATCCATTCATTGTCATTGAATGGCGGTTTGGTCGAGGCCAGTGGGACTTCCGCAGCCGCACCTCACGTTGCTGGGGTCGCTGCTTTGCTGAAGGCGATTCACCCGGAGTGGACTCCAACCCAAATCAAATCGGCTTTGATGACTTCAGCGGTCGATCTTGGTGAGGAAGTGATGGTGCAAGGGGCTGGCCGCCTCGATGCTTTCAAAGCCGCAGAGACCGGCGTCTTCGCCACTCCGGCGCATCTGAGTTTTGGCCTCGATAATGCATCTTTGCAGGAATGGGTGAAAAGTGATACTCTCATTGTGATCAACCATTCCGGCATATTGCAGAACATTGACATTACTTTTGAGGGCATTGAAACAGGCATCGCGCTGGAGAGTATACCCTCCGATTTTGCCCTTGCTCCCGGCGACAGTCAAAGCCTGGTCATTACCTTAAAAGTCATGAATCAATTGGTGGCCACTCCTGAAGAAGGCTCATTGGCATACAGCGGTTATGCTCATCTCAATGGGACAAGAGACCGGCTTTCCCTGCCCTGGGCATTTGTCAAAGCTGCCAAAGTCATTTTGTCGTTTGATGAACCGCTTCCGCGATTTTTCTTTACGAGCAATAAAAATGTCATCACCAACTTCGATAACGTAGATATGATCGATTTCTACACGTATGAGCTGGTTGTCGCAAAAGGCGATTATGATTTGATCTCTTTGTTTTCGGGCGCCGATGAAAAGATGGTCATGAAAGAAAAACTGGCTATCGACGGGTTTATGAATTTGTCGATTCGGGCAGAGGAAGCCACGCACCGTATTAGCCTGGACGGAAAGGATGAGCAGGGTCGCCGGCTGTCATCATTGTCGAATGTCACAAATAACTATCTGTTCCTTTTCCCGGATTCATCGCGCAATCTTTATTGGGGGTTGCTTGGTTATCCGGATCAATTACTGGTTTCAAATGTCTCTGAGCGGTACGTCATCGTTTCGGCACAACATCAAGAAAGCATCGCAGATGAGCCAAGCATCCGGGTCGTTCAACATCAACCCATCCGCGGGCTGTATCAGGATAGAAGTCTGGCCAATTCGCCGGTTGACTTTGTGATGCAGCATTTGAAAATGAAATATCCTCCCAATGGCAGCTATCGGGACATTCGTTTTCCCAGCGGTTTCTCAGCGCACATTCGTGGCCATGCCTGGTTTTATTATCAGGATGCCGGCGCGATCAAGCCAACCCGCCTCCAGGCGCCGGAATGGAACGGCAAGCTCTACCAAACACCGGATGCCATCGAAAATTTTCGTTTCACCACTTCGGGAATTGCCAGAGACCTCCCTCTCAGTCCCGAGACGATAAGGGAAGATTGGATTGCTGCCGGCTCATACGGTGTTGCGGCGGATAGTATGGGGCGGTTCTTCCCGCGTTTGCGGCCGGCGGACTATCTTTCTCCCGATGGCGGTGAAATGTCATTCGGCGGCGCGCCGGTTTTTGGCCTGGTCTACCATTTCAACAACCAAATCGGAAACGCAAACATCACAGCAGATGTGGAGGCTTTCGGATCACTGAACGAGTTGAGACCGGCAGACATCGCGCGTTCACGGTATGACATATATGATGATCAACATCGTTTGATTGCCTCGGGCGAGTTGGATGATAGTTCACTGCTGAAAGTGCCTCCCATTGATGTCACTCCGGGCCATTATCGTTTGGAGATATCCCATACGAATTATTTTGTGGAAGGCGTTCGCGGCAGGGCCACATTCAAAACGGATTTCGATCTCAGGAGAGAAGATCCGGATCCGGCTTTTTTTACTTCTTTGAGGCTGCTTGATTCACAAAATCTTGCCGTTGGAAGAGTTGAAAACGGTGATGCGGCAAAATTAGTGTTTTCCGCAGCGGATGTTTTTGTGACAAAGCTTGGTAATTCTTTTCATGCCTCTTACCGGCCCATCATCGTCGACTCGACCAGGCTTTTATTAAAAGAACATGGCTCAGACTCATGGCTACAAATCGAATCCGTACCAGTTTTGGAGGATACGACTCTTTCTTACGTGCTTATTCGCCGTGCTACTGGCTGGCTTTACACAGCGGAACTGTCAGCATTTACGCATTTCGATTCAGCGGCCCTCGACCTCAAAATCAGCATTCAAGATCAAAGCGGCAACGTCACGGAATTAATTTTAGAACCGGCCTTCGCAGTGGGAAAATTCGGGACAGTCGTCAGTGTTGAAGAACAGCCGAGCGATGAAAATTCTTTGCCGCTCGCATACCGGCTTTATCCGAGTCATCCGAATCCCTTCAATCCGAGCACGGTGATTACATTCGATTTACCGCGCACCGGGAGAGTCATGCTTAAAATATATGACGTGCTGGGGCGCGTAGTGGAAACGTTGCTCGATGAGCTAGTCCCGGCAGGAAGGCACAAAATAACGTGGAATGCTGCCGGCCCAAATCACAGGCTCTTGGCCAGCGGCGTTTATATTTGCCGAATGGAAGCTGAAAATTATACAGCAACCAGAAAACTGCTGCTGCTGAGATGA
- a CDS encoding ABC transporter permease, which produces MKIPLSYSFRSLWTRRLTTILTLSGVALVVFVFVAALMLSEGLRQTLVATGVDDNAIVIRRASQAEVQSAIARDQANIIKTQPEVALDSNGKPQSTSDVVVLISLPKRSNNEPTNVVVRGTSPEGLSLRAQQVKLVEGRMFAPGLQELIVGKSLQQRFQNCEIGSTLRMGGTDWQVVGVFDGGRTGFDSEIWGDAEVIMPAWRRQMFSSVTVRLRDPQQFEALRQRLESDPRMVVDVKREKQYYDEQSKFMAIFINVLGTVVTFIFSFGAMIGAMITMYAAVSNRTQEIGTLRAVGFRRRSVLSAFLIESVLLAVLGGIVGLLLSSLLQFISISTTNWNTFSELAFSFKLSPFIVMQALIFSLLMGLVGGFLPAVRASRLKIVEALRTE; this is translated from the coding sequence ATGAAAATTCCCCTCAGTTACAGCTTTCGCAGTTTGTGGACGCGACGCCTGACCACGATTCTGACGTTGTCCGGCGTGGCGCTGGTCGTATTCGTCTTTGTCGCCGCCTTGATGTTGTCCGAAGGCCTGCGGCAGACGCTGGTCGCCACGGGCGTGGATGACAACGCGATCGTCATTCGCCGCGCCTCGCAGGCCGAGGTGCAAAGTGCCATTGCGCGTGATCAGGCGAATATCATCAAGACCCAGCCCGAGGTCGCCCTCGACAGCAACGGCAAACCGCAATCGACCAGCGACGTGGTGGTGTTGATCTCGCTGCCCAAGCGTTCGAATAACGAGCCGACCAACGTCGTGGTGCGCGGCACCTCGCCGGAAGGATTGAGCTTGCGTGCTCAGCAAGTGAAACTGGTGGAAGGTCGCATGTTCGCACCCGGCCTGCAGGAGCTGATTGTGGGCAAATCCCTGCAACAGCGGTTTCAGAATTGTGAGATCGGCAGCACGTTGCGCATGGGCGGGACGGATTGGCAGGTGGTCGGCGTATTTGACGGCGGCCGCACCGGCTTTGATTCCGAAATCTGGGGCGATGCCGAAGTGATCATGCCGGCTTGGCGGCGGCAGATGTTTTCCTCGGTCACCGTGCGGTTGCGCGATCCGCAGCAATTCGAAGCACTGCGGCAACGCCTGGAAAGCGATCCGCGCATGGTGGTGGATGTCAAACGCGAAAAACAGTATTACGACGAACAATCCAAGTTCATGGCCATTTTCATCAACGTGCTCGGCACGGTGGTGACCTTCATTTTCAGCTTCGGTGCCATGATCGGCGCCATGATCACCATGTACGCGGCCGTCTCGAACCGCACGCAGGAAATCGGAACTCTGCGCGCGGTGGGATTCCGGCGGCGCAGCGTGTTGTCCGCGTTTCTGATCGAGTCGGTGTTGCTGGCCGTGCTCGGCGGCATCGTGGGACTGCTGCTCTCTTCGCTGCTGCAGTTCATCTCGATTTCCACCACCAACTGGAACACCTTTTCCGAGCTGGCGTTCAGCTTCAAGCTCTCACCCTTCATCGTGATGCAGGCGTTGATCTTTTCGCTGCTTATGGGATTGGTGGGCGGCTTCCTGCCGGCGGTGCGCGCCTCGCGCTTGAAGATCGTGGAGGCGTTGCGGACGGAGTAA
- a CDS encoding ABC transporter permease: protein MKVFKLIFKNALRHKLRTILTMLGIAVALLAFGLIRTVINAWYAGVEASAKNRLVTRSAVSLIQPLPLAYREQLLKVPGVQSVGCANWFGAYYGDPNNFFANFAVDEAYLDMYPEFVVPPEQKEVYLRERNACLVGRKLAERFGWKLDQTVTLTGTIFFGEWDFVIRGIYSGAQPSTDETAFLFHWDYLNERMRATNPGMADNVGWYMLLIDNQANPAVVSEAVDAMFQNSFAETKTETERAFQQSFVSMSGAILAAMEAISAVVVFIVLLVLANTMAMTARERMAEYAVLKTLGFRPFHLIGLIGGESLAIALGGFALGLVLMIYVCNGFATFLTSNLGNFFPVFELKNITIMLAFVSALLVGVFAAIFPAWRAVRMRIADGLHRVA from the coding sequence ATGAAAGTCTTCAAACTGATCTTCAAGAATGCCCTGCGCCACAAGCTGCGCACGATTCTGACCATGCTCGGCATCGCCGTGGCCCTGCTGGCGTTTGGGTTGATTCGCACGGTGATCAACGCCTGGTATGCCGGCGTCGAAGCGTCCGCCAAAAACCGTTTGGTCACGCGCAGCGCAGTTTCACTCATTCAGCCGCTGCCGTTGGCCTATCGCGAGCAATTGCTGAAAGTGCCCGGAGTACAATCCGTTGGCTGTGCCAACTGGTTCGGCGCCTATTACGGCGACCCCAACAACTTCTTCGCCAACTTTGCGGTGGACGAGGCCTATCTCGACATGTATCCGGAATTCGTTGTGCCGCCGGAACAGAAGGAGGTCTATTTGCGCGAACGCAACGCCTGCCTCGTCGGCCGCAAACTGGCGGAGCGCTTTGGCTGGAAACTCGATCAAACCGTCACCCTCACCGGCACCATCTTCTTCGGCGAGTGGGATTTCGTGATTCGCGGCATTTACTCCGGCGCGCAACCGAGCACCGATGAAACCGCGTTTCTGTTTCATTGGGACTATCTCAACGAGCGCATGCGCGCAACCAACCCGGGCATGGCCGATAATGTCGGCTGGTATATGCTGTTGATCGACAATCAGGCGAATCCCGCGGTGGTGTCCGAAGCCGTCGATGCCATGTTCCAGAACAGCTTTGCTGAAACCAAGACCGAAACCGAGCGCGCCTTTCAACAAAGCTTCGTTTCGATGTCTGGCGCCATTCTCGCCGCGATGGAAGCGATTTCCGCGGTGGTGGTGTTCATCGTGCTGCTGGTGCTGGCCAACACCATGGCCATGACCGCGCGCGAGCGCATGGCGGAATACGCCGTGCTCAAGACACTCGGCTTCCGCCCCTTTCACTTGATTGGGTTGATCGGCGGCGAATCGCTGGCCATCGCGCTGGGCGGCTTTGCCCTCGGCTTGGTGCTCATGATTTACGTGTGTAACGGCTTTGCCACTTTTCTCACTTCGAATCTCGGCAATTTCTTTCCGGTGTTCGAGTTGAAGAACATCACCATCATGCTGGCCTTTGTTTCTGCGCTTTTGGTGGGCGTGTTTGCCGCAATTTTTCCGGCGTGGCGCGCGGTGCGCATGCGCATCGCCGACGGCTTGCATCGCGTGGCCTAA